A genome region from Sphingobium sp. WTD-1 includes the following:
- a CDS encoding bifunctional GNAT family N-acetyltransferase/carbon-nitrogen hydrolase family protein, whose protein sequence is MTTTAKKRLEVRAAVPGDVRGIQRLIARAYPGMPNYSLATIRGQINNFPNGCFVALYDSKVVGYCATMRVSKAMAFSHHDWEEITANGFGTRHSAAGEWLYGYEMAVDPKLRGLRIGQRLYDERKELAEELDLHGIVIAGRMPGYARAKRRVGSAADYLDKVVSGKLRDQVISFQLKNQFEPLGVLENYLPEDKQSDGHAAHLVWRNPYVDPDEAPEMRVPRGVESVRLATCQLQARAVKDFDEFVRNIEYFVDVAADYRSDFIVFPELFTLPLLSFETKKLSPIEAIDKLTGYTPRLTKELTRMALEYNINIIGGSHPTRADDGDIQNIAYVALRDGSVHTQEKIHPTPNEAFWWNIKGGDALDVIQTDCGPIGVLICYDSEFPELARRLVDQGARIIFVPFCTDSRLGYMRVRYCAQARAIENQCYVVMSGNVGNLPNVDNMDIQYAQSAILTPCDLPFARDGIAAEASENVETLTMADVNLADLSWARAEGTVRNLRDRRFDLYHIDWDSNPDHSHAPSGGPVPAGGHNSPGGG, encoded by the coding sequence ATGACCACGACAGCCAAGAAGCGCCTGGAAGTCCGGGCGGCGGTGCCCGGCGATGTGCGCGGCATCCAGCGGCTGATCGCCCGCGCCTATCCTGGCATGCCCAATTATTCGCTGGCCACCATCCGCGGCCAGATCAACAATTTCCCCAATGGCTGCTTTGTCGCCCTCTACGACAGCAAGGTCGTGGGCTATTGCGCCACCATGCGCGTCAGCAAGGCGATGGCCTTTTCCCATCATGACTGGGAGGAAATCACCGCCAACGGTTTCGGCACTCGGCACAGCGCCGCGGGCGAATGGCTTTATGGCTATGAAATGGCGGTCGATCCCAAGCTGCGCGGGCTGCGCATCGGCCAGCGCCTCTATGACGAGCGCAAGGAACTGGCCGAGGAACTGGACCTGCACGGCATCGTCATCGCCGGCCGCATGCCCGGCTATGCCCGCGCCAAGCGCCGCGTCGGCAGCGCAGCCGACTATCTGGATAAGGTGGTCAGCGGCAAGCTGCGCGACCAGGTCATCAGCTTTCAGTTGAAGAACCAGTTCGAGCCGCTGGGCGTGCTGGAAAATTACCTGCCTGAAGACAAGCAGTCGGACGGCCATGCCGCCCATCTGGTCTGGCGCAATCCCTATGTCGACCCGGACGAGGCGCCCGAAATGCGGGTGCCGCGCGGCGTGGAAAGCGTCCGCCTCGCCACCTGCCAGTTGCAGGCACGCGCGGTGAAGGATTTTGACGAGTTCGTCCGCAACATCGAATATTTCGTCGATGTCGCGGCGGATTACCGATCGGACTTCATCGTCTTCCCCGAGCTGTTCACCCTGCCGCTGCTCTCGTTCGAGACGAAGAAGCTGTCGCCGATCGAGGCGATCGACAAGCTGACCGGCTATACCCCGCGCCTGACCAAGGAACTGACGCGGATGGCGCTGGAATATAATATCAACATCATCGGCGGATCGCACCCGACCCGCGCCGACGATGGCGACATCCAGAATATCGCCTATGTCGCGCTGCGCGACGGATCGGTCCACACCCAGGAGAAGATCCACCCGACCCCCAACGAAGCCTTCTGGTGGAACATCAAGGGCGGCGACGCGCTCGACGTGATCCAGACCGATTGCGGGCCGATCGGGGTACTGATCTGCTATGACAGCGAATTTCCCGAACTGGCCCGGCGCCTGGTCGACCAGGGCGCGCGCATCATCTTCGTCCCCTTCTGCACCGACTCGCGCCTGGGCTATATGCGCGTGCGCTATTGCGCGCAGGCCCGCGCGATCGAAAATCAATGCTATGTCGTGATGTCGGGTAACGTCGGCAATCTGCCGAACGTCGACAATATGGACATCCAATATGCCCAGAGCGCGATCCTGACGCCGTGCGACCTGCCCTTTGCCCGTGACGGCATCGCCGCTGAGGCGAGCGAGAATGTCGAAACGCTGACCATGGCGGATGTGAACCTGGCCGATTTGAGCTGGGCGCGGGCCGAAGGCACGGTCCGCAACCTGCGCGACCGCCGCTTCGACCTCTATCATATCGACTGGGACAGCAATCCCGACCACAGCCACGCGCCAAGCGGCGGCCCGGTGCCGGCGGGCGGCCATAATTCGCCGGGCGGCGGCTGA
- a CDS encoding metallophosphoesterase → MNFIRRRPFLSALLFLLLVAVAGPLWLLMNARAMPVVRRADVVLPFPAGASQQPIRVALLTDTHLSGPDNSPARMARIVAQINGLRPDLILLGGDYIGDNKWGATYDARAAIAPFAGLRAPMGVVAVLGNHDSRSRKNRVALSADDWQRAFADLGITLVQDGAVRRGPLAIGGLKDIYTRKPDIPDTLKAMQDIGGAPVILSHGPDVFPLLPDAPSLTLVGHTHCGQVALPFAGIVYVPSRYGTRYACGRYQDGRKAMIVSGGVGTSGLPFRMLAPPDIWLITVRPR, encoded by the coding sequence TTGAATTTCATCCGGCGCCGGCCGTTTCTGTCCGCCCTGCTGTTCCTGCTGCTGGTCGCGGTAGCAGGGCCGCTCTGGCTGTTGATGAATGCGCGCGCCATGCCGGTCGTGCGACGCGCCGATGTCGTGCTGCCTTTCCCGGCGGGCGCGTCGCAGCAGCCGATCCGGGTCGCGCTGCTGACGGACACCCATCTTTCCGGGCCGGACAACAGCCCGGCGCGGATGGCGCGGATCGTGGCCCAGATCAACGGCCTCAGGCCGGATCTGATCCTGCTGGGCGGCGACTATATCGGCGACAATAAATGGGGTGCGACCTATGATGCGCGCGCTGCCATCGCCCCGTTCGCGGGCTTGCGTGCGCCGATGGGCGTGGTCGCGGTGCTGGGCAATCATGACAGCCGCAGCAGGAAGAATCGGGTGGCGCTGAGCGCCGATGACTGGCAGCGCGCCTTTGCCGATCTGGGCATCACCCTGGTGCAGGATGGCGCGGTGCGGCGCGGGCCGCTGGCGATCGGCGGCCTCAAGGATATCTATACCCGCAAGCCTGACATACCCGATACGCTGAAGGCGATGCAGGACATTGGCGGCGCGCCGGTGATCCTGTCGCATGGACCCGACGTCTTCCCGCTGTTGCCCGATGCGCCGTCGCTGACCCTGGTTGGCCATACCCATTGCGGGCAGGTGGCACTGCCCTTTGCCGGGATCGTCTATGTCCCCTCCCGCTATGGCACCCGCTATGCCTGTGGCCGTTATCAGGATGGCAGGAAGGCGATGATCGTGTCCGGGGGCGTGGGCACCAGCGGCCTGCCCTTCCGCATGCTGGCGCCGCCCGATATCTGGCTGATCACCGTCCGGCCTCGATGA
- the glmS gene encoding glutamine--fructose-6-phosphate transaminase (isomerizing), which translates to MCGIIGIIGKDQVAERLVDGLKRLEYRGYDSAGVATVHDGRIDRRRAEGKLNNLVKELAASPLAGTTGIAHTRWATHGAPTTSNAHPHATGEVALVHNGIIENFKPLRDELIARGRTFDSQTDTEVVAHLVSELVEQGVAPKDAVAQVLPRLHGAFALAILFKSHPDMLIGARLGSPLVVGYGDGETFLGSDALALAPLTQRIAYLDEGDWVVITRDGAEIFDKDNNPVERPVTISGVSGAMIDKGNHRHFMQKEIYEQPVVVAQTLKAYLQRMDDRVSLPIPDFDLSTIRRVTIVACGTSFYAGMVARYWFEQFARVPVDLDFASEFRYREPVMEEGGLALFISQSGETADTLAALRYARAQGQKIAVVVNVPTSSMAREADLLLPTHAGPEIGVASTKAFTCQLAVLAAFAANLARAKGKLSAKDEKEIVRHLAEAPAAINGALAYDEAIEAMAHHIVPARDVLYLGRGTDYPLALEGALKLKEISYIHAEGYAAGEMKHGPIALIDELVPVICIAPSGPLFEKTVSNMQEVQARGGKVVLISDYDGVQAAGEGCLATITMPKVHPLIAPMVYAVPVQLLAYHVAVLKGTDVDQPRNLAKSVTVE; encoded by the coding sequence ATGTGCGGTATCATCGGAATTATTGGTAAGGATCAGGTCGCGGAGCGGCTGGTCGATGGCCTCAAGCGGCTGGAATATCGCGGCTATGACAGCGCCGGTGTCGCCACCGTGCATGATGGTCGGATCGATCGCCGCCGGGCCGAGGGCAAACTCAACAATCTGGTCAAGGAATTGGCCGCCTCGCCGCTGGCCGGCACCACCGGCATCGCCCATACCCGCTGGGCCACCCATGGCGCGCCGACCACCAGCAATGCGCACCCGCATGCGACCGGCGAAGTGGCGCTGGTCCACAATGGCATCATCGAGAATTTCAAGCCGCTGCGCGACGAACTGATTGCCCGCGGCCGCACCTTCGACAGCCAGACCGACACCGAAGTGGTCGCCCATCTGGTCAGCGAACTGGTGGAGCAGGGCGTGGCGCCGAAGGATGCCGTGGCGCAGGTGTTGCCGCGTCTGCACGGTGCCTTCGCGCTTGCCATCCTGTTCAAGAGCCATCCCGACATGCTGATCGGCGCGCGCCTCGGCTCGCCGCTGGTCGTGGGCTATGGCGATGGCGAAACCTTCCTGGGGTCCGATGCGCTGGCGCTGGCGCCGCTGACCCAGCGCATCGCCTATCTGGACGAGGGCGACTGGGTCGTCATCACCAGGGACGGCGCCGAAATCTTCGACAAGGACAATAACCCGGTCGAACGCCCCGTCACCATTTCCGGCGTGTCCGGGGCGATGATCGACAAGGGCAATCATCGCCACTTCATGCAGAAGGAAATCTACGAGCAGCCGGTCGTCGTGGCCCAGACGCTCAAGGCCTATCTGCAGCGGATGGACGACCGCGTGTCGCTGCCGATCCCGGATTTCGACCTGTCGACCATCCGCCGTGTCACCATCGTCGCCTGCGGCACCAGCTTCTATGCCGGCATGGTCGCGCGCTACTGGTTCGAACAGTTCGCCCGCGTGCCGGTCGATTTGGATTTCGCCTCCGAGTTCCGCTACCGCGAGCCGGTGATGGAGGAGGGCGGCCTGGCCCTCTTCATCAGCCAGTCGGGCGAGACTGCCGACACGCTGGCAGCGCTGCGCTATGCCCGCGCCCAGGGGCAGAAGATCGCCGTCGTCGTCAATGTGCCGACCAGCTCGATGGCGCGCGAGGCCGACCTGCTGCTACCGACCCATGCCGGCCCGGAAATCGGCGTCGCATCGACCAAGGCCTTCACCTGCCAGCTCGCCGTGCTGGCCGCCTTCGCCGCCAATCTGGCGCGGGCCAAGGGCAAGCTCAGCGCCAAGGACGAGAAGGAAATCGTCCGTCACCTCGCCGAAGCGCCCGCCGCGATCAACGGCGCGCTCGCCTATGACGAGGCGATCGAGGCGATGGCCCATCATATCGTGCCGGCGCGCGACGTGCTGTATCTCGGCCGTGGCACCGATTATCCGCTGGCGCTCGAAGGCGCGCTCAAGCTCAAGGAAATCAGCTATATCCATGCCGAGGGCTATGCCGCCGGCGAGATGAAGCATGGCCCGATCGCGCTGATCGACGAACTGGTGCCGGTGATCTGCATCGCGCCCAGCGGCCCCTTGTTCGAAAAAACCGTCAGCAACATGCAGGAAGTGCAGGCGCGCGGAGGCAAGGTGGTGCTGATTTCCGACTATGACGGGGTGCAGGCGGCAGGCGAGGGGTGCCTCGCCACCATCACCATGCCCAAGGTCCACCCGCTGATCGCGCCGATGGTCTATGCTGTGCCGGTTCAGCTGCTGGCCTATCATGTCGCCGTGCTGAAGGGCACCGACGTCGATCAGCCGCGCAATCTGGCCAAGAGCGTCACCGTCGAATAA
- the glmU gene encoding bifunctional UDP-N-acetylglucosamine diphosphorylase/glucosamine-1-phosphate N-acetyltransferase GlmU — MKSGTHKVLHPIAGRPMLLHLLASVADLLPERQVVVVGAGREQVEKAIEGSGVAIAVQEQQLGTGHAVAQAHDALAGFAGDVLILYGDVPLVSGATMKAMLDRLSRGDEPRAVVLGFRPDDAAAYGRIIADGQGIIEKMVEFKDASEAERAVTLCNSGLMAVRASDLFVLLDQIGNNNAAGEYYLPDIIMLPGANSAVIETEAWEVAGVNSRAELAGVEAVWQDRRRAEAMREGVTLVAPQTVFFAHDTVLGRDVTVEPNVVFGPGVTIADNVVIHAFSHLEGATVASGADIGPYARLRPGADIGPKAKVGNFVEIKKARLDEGAKVNHLSYIGDASVGAAANIGAGTITCNYDGFFKYKTQIGAGAFIGSNSALVAPATIGDGAIVAAGSVVTKPVPADALCLVRPQQESKPGWAAAFRTRMRERKAKA; from the coding sequence ATGAAGTCCGGCACGCACAAGGTGCTGCACCCGATCGCCGGGCGGCCGATGCTGCTGCACCTGCTTGCCAGCGTCGCGGACCTGCTGCCCGAGCGGCAGGTGGTCGTGGTCGGCGCCGGCCGCGAGCAGGTGGAAAAGGCGATCGAGGGCAGTGGTGTCGCCATCGCCGTGCAGGAACAGCAGCTTGGCACCGGTCATGCCGTGGCGCAGGCGCATGATGCGCTGGCGGGCTTCGCCGGCGATGTGCTGATCCTCTATGGTGACGTGCCGCTGGTCAGCGGCGCGACGATGAAGGCGATGCTCGATCGGCTGAGCCGGGGCGACGAGCCGCGCGCGGTGGTGCTGGGCTTCCGCCCGGATGATGCCGCCGCCTATGGCCGGATCATCGCCGATGGCCAGGGCATTATCGAGAAGATGGTCGAGTTTAAGGATGCGAGCGAGGCCGAGCGCGCCGTCACCCTGTGCAACAGCGGCCTGATGGCGGTGCGGGCGAGCGACCTGTTCGTGTTGCTCGACCAGATCGGCAACAACAATGCGGCCGGCGAATATTATCTGCCCGACATCATCATGCTGCCCGGCGCGAACAGCGCCGTGATCGAGACGGAAGCGTGGGAAGTGGCCGGCGTCAACAGCCGCGCCGAGCTGGCCGGCGTCGAAGCCGTGTGGCAGGACCGCCGCCGCGCCGAAGCAATGCGCGAGGGCGTGACCCTGGTCGCGCCGCAGACCGTCTTCTTCGCGCACGACACGGTGCTGGGCCGCGACGTGACGGTCGAACCCAATGTCGTCTTCGGGCCGGGTGTCACCATCGCCGACAATGTCGTCATCCATGCCTTCTCCCATCTGGAGGGCGCGACCGTGGCCAGCGGCGCCGACATCGGCCCCTATGCCCGGCTGCGTCCGGGCGCCGACATCGGCCCCAAGGCGAAGGTCGGCAATTTCGTCGAGATCAAGAAGGCGCGCCTCGACGAAGGAGCGAAGGTCAATCACCTCTCCTATATCGGCGACGCCAGTGTCGGCGCCGCCGCCAATATCGGCGCGGGCACCATCACCTGCAATTATGACGGCTTCTTCAAGTACAAGACGCAGATCGGTGCGGGCGCCTTCATCGGCTCCAACAGCGCGCTGGTCGCGCCGGCGACGATCGGCGATGGCGCGATCGTCGCGGCGGGCAGCGTTGTGACCAAGCCGGTTCCGGCCGACGCGCTGTGCCTCGTCCGCCCGCAACAGGAAAGCAAGCCGGGCTGGGCGGCGGCGTTCCGCACCCGCATGCGCGAGCGGAAGGCGAAGGCTTGA
- a CDS encoding enoyl-CoA hydratase-related protein, whose amino-acid sequence MSLRLERDGAVARLLIDRADRRNAMTQAMWEALPHLVADAMADADIRVLILASATPGLFCAGADINEFAACSGDADWRAANQAAIRASQYALAHAEKPVIAAIDGDCVGGGCGLAIACDLRIAAPTARLGITPARLGIVYSLFDTRLLVDLVGPARAKRILFTGALHDAEAALAIGLVDEIAADPLAAADALAREIAANAQHSVRASKAMVRRILDGQTDDDMVTLEMFRDAFTYPDFAEGVAAFREKRKPHF is encoded by the coding sequence ATGAGCTTGCGCCTGGAGCGGGACGGCGCGGTCGCCCGGCTGCTGATCGACCGGGCCGATCGCCGCAATGCCATGACCCAGGCGATGTGGGAGGCTCTGCCCCACCTGGTCGCCGACGCCATGGCCGATGCGGACATCCGCGTGCTGATCCTTGCCTCGGCGACGCCCGGCCTGTTCTGCGCCGGCGCCGACATCAACGAATTTGCCGCCTGTTCGGGCGATGCCGACTGGCGCGCCGCCAACCAGGCCGCGATCCGCGCCAGCCAATATGCGCTGGCCCATGCGGAAAAGCCGGTGATCGCGGCGATCGACGGCGATTGTGTCGGCGGCGGATGCGGGCTGGCGATCGCCTGCGACCTGCGCATCGCGGCGCCCACCGCGCGGCTGGGCATCACCCCGGCCAGGCTCGGCATCGTCTATTCGCTGTTCGACACCCGCCTGCTGGTCGATCTGGTCGGGCCGGCACGGGCCAAACGCATCCTCTTCACCGGCGCGCTGCACGATGCCGAGGCGGCGCTTGCCATCGGCCTGGTCGACGAGATCGCCGCCGATCCGTTGGCCGCCGCTGACGCATTGGCCCGCGAGATTGCCGCCAATGCCCAGCATAGCGTGCGCGCGTCCAAAGCGATGGTCCGCCGCATCCTCGACGGACAGACGGATGACGACATGGTGACGCTGGAGATGTTCCGCGACGCCTTCACCTATCCCGATTTCGCCGAAGGCGTCGCGGCGTTCCGCGAGAAGCGCAAGCCGCATTTCTGA
- a CDS encoding HAD family hydrolase, giving the protein MARLSFDIVGFDLDGTLLDTSGDLAAAVNYAIGTIGRAPFPVDSIRPFVGKGAKVMLQRALDASGGYDEAILDQTLPILLDYYQQNLALHSLPYPGMMAMLDALAERGVKLAICTNKAERFTLPLLHQLGLFDRFASVVAGDTVGIAKPDPAPIHAMIERAGGGRTIFLGDTINDIAGARNAGIPSIAVSFGFLDGPVENLEADAVIHHFDELVPMLEAWPA; this is encoded by the coding sequence ATGGCACGCTTATCCTTCGACATTGTCGGCTTCGACCTCGACGGCACCCTGCTCGACACCAGCGGCGATCTGGCCGCGGCGGTCAATTATGCGATCGGCACGATCGGCCGAGCCCCCTTCCCGGTCGATTCCATCCGGCCCTTCGTCGGCAAGGGCGCCAAGGTGATGCTGCAGCGCGCGCTCGACGCATCGGGCGGCTATGACGAAGCGATCCTCGACCAGACGCTGCCGATCCTGCTCGATTATTATCAGCAGAATCTGGCGCTCCACTCCCTGCCCTATCCCGGCATGATGGCGATGCTGGATGCGCTGGCGGAGCGCGGCGTGAAGCTCGCCATCTGCACCAACAAGGCAGAACGATTCACGCTTCCCTTGCTACACCAATTGGGCCTGTTCGACCGTTTCGCCTCGGTCGTGGCCGGTGACACGGTCGGCATCGCCAAGCCCGATCCGGCGCCGATCCATGCGATGATCGAGCGGGCCGGTGGCGGCCGCACCATCTTCCTGGGTGACACGATCAACGACATTGCGGGCGCCCGCAATGCCGGCATTCCCAGCATCGCGGTCAGCTTCGGCTTCCTCGACGGTCCGGTCGAAAATCTGGAGGCCGATGCGGTGATCCACCATTTCGACGAACTGGTGCCGATGCTGGAAGCCTGGCCGGCATGA